Proteins from one Paraburkholderia acidisoli genomic window:
- a CDS encoding gamma-glutamyl-gamma-aminobutyrate hydrolase family protein codes for MRTRPLIGITADRTMMGPHASHVSGEKYLLAAVDGAGALAFVLPALGERQRASDILEAVDGLLFTGSYSNVEPHRYGSQASETDTLHDPHRDATTLPLMRAAIDAGVPVLAICRGFQEMNVVFGGTLHQQVHAVAGYTDHRENKADALDRQYGPAHTVKLAEGGLLQQLAGNARDVQVNSLHGQGIERLGAGLVAEAYAPDGLIEAVIVARAATFALGVQWHPEWKHAENALSTAIFGAFGDACRNRMLARTPRAKHA; via the coding sequence ATGCGAACCAGACCATTGATAGGCATTACCGCCGACCGCACGATGATGGGCCCGCATGCCTCGCATGTCAGCGGCGAGAAGTACCTCCTTGCCGCCGTGGACGGCGCGGGCGCTCTCGCGTTCGTGCTGCCCGCGCTCGGCGAACGCCAACGCGCCAGCGACATTCTCGAAGCCGTGGACGGCCTGCTCTTCACGGGCAGCTATTCGAACGTGGAGCCGCATCGTTATGGCAGCCAGGCGAGCGAGACGGACACGCTTCACGATCCGCATCGCGATGCCACCACGCTGCCGCTCATGCGTGCCGCGATCGACGCAGGCGTGCCCGTACTTGCGATTTGCCGCGGCTTTCAGGAGATGAACGTGGTGTTCGGCGGCACGCTGCATCAACAGGTGCACGCGGTGGCGGGCTACACCGATCATCGCGAGAACAAGGCCGACGCGCTCGATCGGCAATACGGACCCGCGCATACCGTGAAGCTTGCTGAAGGCGGCCTGCTGCAACAACTCGCCGGGAATGCGCGCGACGTGCAAGTCAATTCGCTGCACGGCCAGGGCATTGAACGGCTCGGCGCGGGACTGGTAGCAGAAGCTTACGCACCCGATGGCCTGATCGAAGCCGTGATCGTTGCGCGCGCAGCGACTTTCGCGCTTGGCGTGCAATGGCACCCGGAATGGAAACACGCTGAAAACGCCCTTTCCACCGCGATTTTCGGCGCCTTTGGCGACGCCTGCCGCAACCGCATGCTGGCGCGAACACCGCGCGCCAAACACGCTTGA
- a CDS encoding aldehyde dehydrogenase, translated as MEKKTFAYWQDKAATLSIEGRAFIDGAYRDAYSGRTFECVSPIDSRVLANVADCGAADVDAAVGAARRAFEAGVWAGLNPRARKAVLQRWAALMREHLDELALLETLDAGKPIGDTTTVDVPGAAYCVEWFAEAIDKVGGEVVPADHHLVGLVTREPIGVVAAVVPWNFPILMASWKFGPALAAGNSVVLKPSEKSPLTAIRVAQLAHEAGIPAGVFNVLPGGGEPGKLLGLHSDVDCIAFTGSTNVGKQIMQYAGQSNLKRVWLELGGKSPNIVLPDCPDLDRAASAAASAIFYNMGEMCTAGSRLLVHREIKEVFLAKLVEAAKAYIPGNPLDPKVSMGAIVDKVQLDRVLHYIDAGRKDSKLLVGGERVNAESGGFYVEPTVFDTHHDTKIAREEIFGPVLSVITFSTIDEAVRIANESAYGLAAAVWTANLTHAHEISRRLRAGTVWVNCYDEGGDMNFPFGGFKESGNGRDKSLHALEKYTELKSTLVRLR; from the coding sequence ATGGAAAAGAAAACATTCGCTTACTGGCAGGACAAGGCCGCGACGCTATCGATCGAAGGTCGCGCATTCATCGACGGCGCGTATCGCGACGCATATTCGGGCCGCACGTTCGAGTGCGTGAGTCCGATCGATTCGCGCGTGCTGGCCAACGTGGCGGACTGTGGCGCGGCCGACGTGGATGCGGCCGTGGGCGCCGCGCGTCGCGCATTCGAGGCGGGCGTGTGGGCCGGCCTCAATCCGCGCGCCCGCAAGGCCGTGCTGCAGCGCTGGGCCGCGCTCATGCGTGAGCATCTCGACGAACTCGCGTTGCTCGAAACCCTCGACGCGGGCAAGCCCATCGGCGACACCACCACGGTGGACGTGCCGGGCGCGGCGTATTGCGTGGAGTGGTTCGCGGAAGCCATCGACAAGGTGGGCGGCGAGGTCGTGCCCGCCGATCATCATCTCGTGGGCCTCGTCACGCGCGAACCCATCGGCGTGGTGGCCGCCGTGGTGCCGTGGAATTTCCCCATCCTGATGGCGTCGTGGAAGTTCGGTCCCGCGCTCGCGGCCGGCAATAGCGTCGTGCTCAAACCTTCTGAAAAGTCGCCGCTCACGGCCATTCGCGTGGCGCAACTCGCGCACGAAGCGGGCATTCCGGCGGGCGTCTTCAACGTGTTGCCGGGCGGCGGCGAACCGGGCAAATTGCTGGGCTTGCATAGCGATGTCGATTGCATCGCGTTCACGGGATCGACCAACGTGGGCAAGCAGATCATGCAGTACGCGGGCCAGTCGAACCTCAAGCGCGTGTGGCTCGAACTGGGCGGCAAGTCGCCCAATATCGTACTGCCCGATTGCCCCGACCTCGACCGTGCAGCCAGTGCCGCGGCCAGCGCGATCTTCTACAACATGGGCGAAATGTGCACGGCGGGTTCGCGTCTGCTCGTGCATCGCGAGATCAAGGAAGTCTTTCTGGCCAAGCTCGTGGAGGCAGCCAAAGCGTATATCCCTGGGAATCCTCTGGATCCGAAGGTGTCGATGGGAGCGATCGTCGACAAGGTCCAGCTCGATCGCGTGCTGCACTATATTGATGCGGGCCGCAAGGACTCGAAACTACTGGTGGGCGGCGAGCGCGTGAATGCGGAAAGCGGCGGCTTCTATGTCGAGCCCACGGTGTTCGACACGCATCACGACACGAAGATCGCGCGCGAGGAAATTTTCGGGCCGGTGCTGTCGGTCATCACGTTCAGTACCATCGACGAAGCGGTGCGCATCGCCAACGAAAGCGCTTACGGGTTGGCGGCGGCGGTGTGGACCGCGAATCTTACGCACGCGCACGAGATCTCGCGACGCTTGCGCGCGGGCACGGTGTGGGTGAATTGCTACGACGAAGGCGGCGACATGAACTTCCCGTTCGGCGGCTTCAAGGAGTCGGGCAACGGCCGCGACAAGTCGCTGCACGCGCTGGAGAAGTACACGGAGTTGAAGTCGACGCTCGTGCGTCTGCGTTAA
- a CDS encoding cupin domain-containing protein, which translates to MSESASVSTEVATRLRHVRKRYGLSQRELAKRAGVTNGAISLIEQSRVSPSVGSLKKLLECIPMSLAEFFTFDLDEGASIVSRRGEMPNLGNESIQFYLAGANVRDRNMGILREVYQPLADTGPEMLTHAGHEGGVVVSGQLELTVDSTTWLLDPGDSYYFESRFPHRFRNPSADDICEVVSANSPPTF; encoded by the coding sequence GTGTCCGAGTCCGCCTCCGTCTCCACCGAAGTCGCCACGCGTTTGCGGCATGTTCGCAAACGATACGGTCTCTCGCAACGCGAGCTGGCCAAACGCGCGGGCGTGACGAATGGTGCGATCTCACTCATCGAACAAAGTCGAGTCAGTCCCTCGGTGGGTTCGTTGAAGAAGTTGCTCGAATGCATTCCCATGAGTCTCGCGGAATTCTTCACGTTCGATCTGGATGAGGGCGCGAGCATCGTGTCGCGGCGCGGCGAGATGCCCAACCTCGGCAACGAGTCGATCCAGTTCTATCTGGCGGGCGCGAACGTGAGGGACCGCAACATGGGCATTCTTCGCGAGGTGTATCAGCCGCTTGCCGATACTGGTCCCGAGATGCTCACCCACGCCGGTCATGAAGGCGGCGTGGTCGTATCGGGCCAACTCGAACTGACCGTGGACAGCACCACGTGGCTGCTGGACCCCGGCGACAGCTATTACTTCGAAAGTCGCTTCCCGCACCGTTTCCGCAATCCCAGCGCGGACGACATCTGCGAAGTGGTCTCGGCGAATTCGCCGCCCACTTTCTGA
- a CDS encoding aspartate aminotransferase family protein, giving the protein MSYRIDAPASAIEDIPTTLRAQPSRSTGEYRALDAAHHIHPFSDMGSLNKAGSRVIVKAKGVYLWDSEGNKIIDGMAGLWCVNVGYGRKELAEAGYRQMQELPFYNTFFKTTHPPVIELSTLLAQITPAPFNHFFYCNSGSEGNDTVLRIVHQFWLTQGKPSKKVVISRRNAYHGSTIAGGTLGGMGYMHEQMPSKVENIVHIDQPYFYGEAEGNLTPEEFGLARAQQLEAKILEVGAQNVAAFIGEPFQGAGGVIFPPSTYWPEIQRICRKYDVLLCADEVIGGFGRTGEWFAHEHFGFEPDLITMAKGLTSGYVPMGAVGLHDRIAKALIENGEFNHGLTYSGHPVAAAVAIANLKLLRDEGIVARVKSDTGPYFQQRLRETFANHPIVGDIAGTGLVAGLQLAEDPATRKRFANGGDVGTICRDFCFNGNLIMRATGDRMLLSPPLVVTHGEIDEIVSKAKHAVDATAQQLGLS; this is encoded by the coding sequence ATGAGCTATCGAATCGACGCCCCGGCCAGCGCAATCGAGGACATTCCCACTACGTTGCGCGCGCAACCATCCCGTTCGACCGGCGAATACCGCGCGCTCGACGCCGCGCATCACATTCATCCGTTCTCAGACATGGGCTCGCTCAACAAGGCGGGCAGCCGCGTGATCGTGAAGGCGAAAGGCGTGTACCTGTGGGACTCGGAAGGCAACAAGATCATCGACGGCATGGCGGGCCTGTGGTGCGTGAACGTGGGTTACGGCCGGAAGGAACTCGCCGAGGCCGGTTATCGGCAAATGCAGGAACTGCCGTTCTACAACACGTTCTTCAAGACCACGCACCCGCCCGTGATCGAGCTTTCCACGCTGCTCGCGCAAATCACGCCCGCGCCGTTCAATCACTTCTTCTATTGCAACAGCGGCTCCGAAGGCAACGACACGGTGCTGCGCATCGTGCATCAGTTCTGGCTCACGCAAGGCAAGCCTTCGAAGAAGGTTGTCATCTCGCGCCGCAACGCGTATCACGGCTCGACCATCGCGGGCGGCACGCTCGGCGGCATGGGCTACATGCACGAGCAGATGCCGTCGAAGGTCGAGAACATCGTGCATATCGACCAGCCGTATTTTTACGGCGAAGCCGAAGGCAACCTGACGCCCGAGGAATTCGGCCTCGCGCGCGCGCAGCAACTCGAAGCGAAGATACTCGAAGTGGGCGCGCAGAACGTGGCCGCCTTTATCGGCGAGCCGTTCCAGGGCGCGGGCGGCGTGATCTTCCCGCCTTCCACGTACTGGCCGGAAATTCAACGCATTTGCCGCAAATACGACGTGCTGCTGTGCGCCGACGAGGTGATCGGCGGCTTCGGCCGCACCGGCGAATGGTTCGCGCATGAGCACTTCGGCTTCGAGCCCGACCTCATCACCATGGCGAAGGGCCTCACCAGCGGTTATGTGCCGATGGGCGCCGTGGGCCTTCATGACCGCATCGCGAAAGCACTCATCGAGAACGGCGAGTTCAATCACGGCCTCACGTACTCGGGGCATCCCGTGGCGGCCGCCGTGGCCATCGCCAATCTCAAGCTGTTGCGCGACGAAGGCATCGTGGCGCGCGTGAAGTCGGATACCGGTCCCTATTTCCAGCAGCGGTTGCGCGAAACCTTCGCCAATCATCCGATTGTTGGCGACATCGCGGGCACGGGTCTCGTGGCCGGCTTGCAACTCGCCGAAGATCCGGCCACGCGCAAGCGCTTCGCGAATGGCGGCGACGTGGGCACGATCTGCCGCGACTTCTGCTTCAACGGCAATCTCATCATGCGCGCCACCGGCGACCGCATGCTGCTCTCGCCGCCGCTCGTGGTCACGCACGGCGAGATCGACGAAATCGTGTCGAAGGCGAAGCACGCCGTCGACGCCACCGCGCAACAACTGGGTCTTTCCTAA
- a CDS encoding polyamine ABC transporter substrate-binding protein, with the protein MSVSHLRHAVAIAALATCAGLTATSSHAADTELNVYNWSDYIAKDTIPNFEKQTGIHVKYDNYDSDDTLQAKLLAGSSGYDIVVPTSNYMAKQIQAGVYQKLDKSKIPNLANLDPVLMHMIADADPGNQYGVPWAYGTDGIGYNDEAVQKAFGGNAPTDTWALVFDPANLSKLKGCGVSFLDQAADVFAATLQYLHKDPNSTNPADYQAAYETLKKVRPYITQFNSSGYINDLVNNDICVAVGWSGDVGIAHRRAEEAKRSYHIKFSNVKEGGLLWFDVMVVPKDAPHPEAAMKWINYISDPKVNAAITNEVFYPTANKAARQFVTPAVAQDQTVYPSDDVLKKMTLMKPMPAEILRLENRLWSQLKTGH; encoded by the coding sequence ATGAGTGTGAGTCATCTTCGTCATGCAGTCGCGATCGCTGCCCTCGCCACGTGCGCGGGTCTCACGGCCACATCGAGCCACGCCGCCGACACGGAACTGAACGTCTACAACTGGTCCGACTACATTGCGAAGGACACGATCCCGAACTTCGAAAAGCAAACGGGCATTCACGTCAAGTACGACAACTACGATAGCGACGACACGCTGCAAGCGAAGCTACTCGCGGGTAGCTCGGGCTACGACATCGTCGTGCCCACTTCGAACTACATGGCCAAGCAGATTCAGGCCGGTGTGTACCAGAAGCTCGACAAGTCGAAGATTCCGAATCTCGCGAACCTCGATCCCGTGCTCATGCACATGATCGCCGACGCCGACCCGGGCAATCAGTACGGGGTGCCCTGGGCCTATGGCACGGACGGCATTGGCTACAACGACGAAGCGGTGCAGAAGGCGTTCGGCGGCAACGCGCCGACCGACACGTGGGCGCTCGTGTTCGACCCCGCGAATCTCTCGAAGCTCAAGGGCTGCGGCGTCTCGTTCCTCGATCAGGCCGCCGACGTGTTCGCCGCCACGCTGCAGTATCTGCACAAGGACCCGAACAGCACGAACCCCGCCGACTACCAGGCCGCGTATGAAACGCTCAAGAAGGTGCGCCCGTACATCACGCAGTTCAACTCGTCGGGCTATATCAACGACCTCGTGAACAACGACATCTGCGTGGCCGTGGGCTGGTCGGGCGACGTGGGCATCGCGCATCGCCGTGCGGAAGAGGCCAAGCGCTCGTATCACATCAAGTTCTCGAACGTGAAGGAAGGCGGCCTGCTGTGGTTCGACGTGATGGTCGTGCCGAAGGACGCGCCGCATCCCGAAGCCGCCATGAAGTGGATCAACTACATCTCGGACCCGAAGGTCAACGCCGCCATCACCAACGAGGTGTTCTATCCCACCGCGAACAAGGCGGCCCGCCAGTTCGTGACGCCGGCCGTCGCGCAGGATCAGACCGTGTATCCGTCCGACGACGTGCTCAAGAAGATGACGCTGATGAAGCCGATGCCGGCCGAAATCCTGCGCCTCGAAAACCGTCTCTGGTCGCAGCTGAAAACGGGCCACTGA
- a CDS encoding glutamine synthetase family protein, with translation MHDIDEFLKKHRITEIEAIIPDMAGIARGKIIPRSKFESGESMRLPQAVMIQTVTGDYPEDGSLTGVTDPDMVCVPDASTIRIIPWAVDPTAQVIHDCVHFDGSPVEISPRRVLRRVLELYEAKGWKPVIAPELEFYLVDMNKDPDIPLAPPIGRTGRPETGRQAYSIEAVNEFDPLFEDIYEYCDIQELEVDTLIHEVGAAQMEINFLHGDPLNLADRVFLFKRTVREAALRHHMYATFMAKPMENEPGSAMHVHQSLVSSESGQNLFTGPDGKPTDMFHAYIAGLQKYTPALMPIFAPYINSYRRLSRFMAAPINVAWGYDNRTVGFRVPYSSPAARRVENRIPGVDCNPYLAIAATLAAGYLGMTQHLKPTEPLVSDGYSLPYQLPRNLEEGITLMAGCEPLNGILGEKFVRAYLALKETEYEAYFRVISSWERKHLLLHV, from the coding sequence ATGCACGACATCGACGAATTCCTGAAGAAACACCGCATCACTGAAATCGAAGCCATCATTCCCGACATGGCGGGCATCGCGCGCGGCAAGATCATTCCGCGCAGCAAGTTCGAGTCGGGCGAATCCATGCGGCTGCCGCAAGCGGTGATGATCCAGACCGTTACCGGCGACTACCCCGAAGACGGCAGCCTCACGGGCGTCACCGACCCCGACATGGTGTGCGTGCCCGACGCTTCCACTATCCGCATCATTCCGTGGGCGGTCGATCCCACGGCGCAGGTGATTCACGACTGCGTGCACTTCGACGGCTCGCCCGTGGAAATCTCGCCGCGCCGGGTGCTGCGCCGCGTGCTCGAACTCTACGAAGCGAAGGGCTGGAAGCCCGTGATCGCGCCGGAACTGGAGTTCTATCTCGTCGACATGAACAAGGACCCGGACATTCCGCTCGCGCCGCCGATCGGCCGCACAGGGCGCCCGGAAACCGGCCGCCAGGCGTATTCGATCGAAGCGGTGAACGAGTTCGATCCGCTCTTCGAAGACATCTACGAGTACTGCGATATTCAGGAGCTGGAAGTCGACACGCTCATTCACGAAGTGGGCGCGGCGCAGATGGAAATCAACTTCCTGCACGGCGATCCGCTCAATCTCGCCGACCGCGTGTTCCTCTTCAAACGCACGGTGCGCGAAGCGGCATTGCGTCATCACATGTACGCCACGTTCATGGCGAAGCCCATGGAGAACGAGCCGGGTTCGGCCATGCACGTGCATCAGAGTCTCGTGAGCTCGGAAAGCGGCCAGAACCTCTTCACGGGCCCGGACGGCAAGCCCACCGACATGTTCCATGCGTATATCGCGGGTTTGCAAAAGTACACGCCCGCGCTCATGCCGATCTTCGCGCCGTACATCAATTCGTATCGCCGTCTCTCGCGCTTCATGGCCGCGCCCATCAACGTGGCCTGGGGTTACGACAACCGCACCGTGGGCTTTCGCGTGCCGTATTCGTCGCCGGCCGCGCGCCGTGTGGAAAACCGCATTCCGGGCGTGGACTGCAACCCGTACCTCGCCATCGCGGCCACGCTCGCGGCGGGCTATCTCGGCATGACGCAGCACCTCAAGCCGACCGAACCGCTCGTGAGCGACGGCTATTCCCTGCCCTACCAGCTGCCGCGCAATCTGGAAGAAGGCATCACGCTGATGGCCGGTTGCGAGCCGCTCAACGGCATTCTCGGCGAGAAGTTCGTGCGCGCGTACCTCGCGCTCAAGGAAACCGAATACGAAGCGTATTTCCGCGTCATCAGTTCGTGGGAACGCAAGCACTTGCTGCTGCACGTGTGA